GAGTGTGTGCATGAATGGGtatctgtgtgtacatgtgccaGAATGTATATGTCTGTTTTGGCAAGTATGGCTAATGTATGTGAAAGAGTTTGGATCACTTGGCCTCTGTGTGTTAGAGTACAtcatgtgtgcatatgtgagcAGCTATttgcttgtctgtttttttctccatgcAGATATATTTGTGGATATCTGAGGAGGATTCTGtctgtgtgtacatacatgtgtgtgtttgtgtgtatgcatgtggcAGAGTTCAAATGCATGTGAGTATGGTGGTATATGTAAGTGACTTTGAGTGTTAATTTGTGTAACAGTGTATGTGATGATATAGGTGTGCCACTGTGTACGTGCCTGTGTCTGACTATGTGAGATTTGAAAAATCGAGTAATTGTATATATGAATCTATGTGTGAGTAGGTTTGAGTATGTGTATCTGTCAGGATTTGAGTGTTcatccgtgtgtgtgtgcatgtgtgtgttaggGGGGTTAGAATTGTGGGTTTATGAGCCATTGCACATAGGTGtgtctgagtgtgtctgtgtatatgaGCAATTCCCATCCCTCTCATACCTAACACCCTCTTTTATGTAACATATTTTGTAACACCCCTTTACTATACGGAAATGAAGTTCTTAGGTAATATAGTCTCTCTGCACacataatttcaaaagaaaatcctTATAGTACTTCATGCAATCTGCATGTTatattaattctaaaataaataaataaatggaaagtgatTTATAAGGAAGTAATTTGTATTTTGATATGTGAATGTGTTAGACATGGAAATCCCCAGGAAATTCAATAAGATAGTTAGAGGCTTGTAACATCTTATGAGTAAATGTGGGTTTGGAAGGGGAAAAATCAGAAGCTACCCCTTGCTCAAAGTGCAGGAAAATGACAGGCAGAAGCCTAAGGGTGAGATTTTCCAAAATAGTTAACTCAAAAAAAGTGCTCCCCCAAACAAAGTGCAGTCTTCTCTGGACTTACTTGTCAGCTGTATTCCTGGGTAATGCAGGGTATATTGAACTAGGgggaaatttgtatttatatgcGAAATAGACTTATTATTCAAGGTTCAGTTCATTACTAGGCCAAAGTACTACGGATTCAAGACATGTGTTGGCTGTGTGGGACTGCCCCACACCTCATTGGATGGCCAGCATCCTTGCCCTGGACCCCTTCGCGTTAGAAGGACATCCTATGCGCTCCATTGTGGCACCCCAAACTGCTCCTACAACTTTCCGAAATGTCCCCTAGGGGGCAGTAACGCCTTTGTTGAAGACAATGCACTGTTCAGACCGAATGCTGTGCCTGCAGAAGGCCCCCTAGACCAAGTACATGCTTGCAAGGCGATGTCCCTGTGAGTGAGCTGGTTACTGTTCATAGGTCTCCACAGCAGTAGCCTAGGTGTCTGTGACCGTCTGCCTATCTTTCTGAGGGGGTCTGGGCACGAGCAGGTGTGTATATGTTGTGTGCATGCGCTCACAGTTTTAGACCAGGCCATGGCCGCCCGTGTGCTTAAAAGAACTTTCTCCTCCCTTCTAGAGCTACCCCAGCTTTCCAGGCAACATCAGGATTTTGTTCGTTTGCTGCtattgttttgtgttgttttgtttcattttagtgtctggttttgttttcaccGAAGCTCGGGGCTATGAATTATCCACCTTCTTGATCTTAgtgtgtttctctgtgtctcccactctctccatctttatttctgcttctccctgtctctatctctccctctgttccaaCCCGtctctatatatctctatattgttctcctttctttcctggcaTTAtccctctccttgtctctctctccctccctccttccttctctcttgtgctctgtttctctgtgtgtctctgtctctttttctcactcttcttcccttttctgtctctatttctatctcttcctgtttGTGGGTAAGGCCtgctctcctttctctgtttatttcccccctatgtctctgtctctctctctctcacaaacctCTTTTCTCGAACACTGTGTATCTCTCTGATTCTCTTTTATAtccaatctctctctgtctgtaatgctttcccccttcttctcctcaaggctaaggtgtgtgtgtgtgtgtgtgtgtgtgtgtgtgtgtgtgtgtgtgtacacatttacACATACCCAGCTGTCAGCTGGTGCAGTTCTGTGGGAGCTATCAGGCCTTGAGGACCTAAAAAGGGCGTCTACCAACCCCAGTTCTCCCAAGCCCCTGCCCTGGCACCTTCTCATGGTCTATTGGCATTGCATTTGAGACTTCGGAGTGTCATCAAAAAAGCTTGGCCCCAGATGGCTGTGGCAGGCCAGGCTGGATTGAGCTGGGAAACAGTATTGaggggtgacttttttttttcctgggaggGAGAGGGTAGAAAGGCTCCACTCAGCCCTTTGTCCTTCAACCTCAAGGCCATCTCAGCCCCAACAGTAGTTCTGAGCTTCTCCAGCTTCCCTCTGGGACCTACAATGTTACATTATCacactcccctcccctgcctccagctcacACACAACAGGAAGgctttgcctgtgttctcccacTCCTTTACTTCCTAGGCTGCTTTTTCAGCAAATCCTCCTTGGATGCCTCCAGGCCTCCTTCCCTGAGCCACCAGCCCATTTAGTCCCTCAACCAATTGTTTTGACAGCTTTTGTCCAAGGGCCTACTATGCGTTGCGCACTGCTCCTCTAGAGGACAATGTCTGAATCTATaatccctgcccttgtggagcttTCATTCAaatagggagaggcagacaataaactgaattttaagtaaattatatagtgcattagaagaaataaattttatgaagaaaaataaagcagggtaaggGACACAGAGTGTCCCTTATTTCTCACCTGAATTACTGCAGGAGCCTCCTGTGTAGTTTTCCCTACTTCCACCTTTGCCCCACCTGGCCTGTGCTCCTCACAGCAAGGGGGATCCTTTTCAATCCTGGGTCATATCACATCTCACCTCTGCCCCCGTGGCTCTcatctcactcagagtaaaagtCACAATCCTTACCGTGGCCTACGTGATCTGGCCTCACCACCTTTCTGACCTCACCTCCCACCACTTTATGATCACTCATTCCGTTGCATGCATAGTGGCCTCCTTGCCTTCCCCAAATACACCACATgtgctcccacctcagggcctttgcactggttgttccctctgcctggacttCTCTTCCCTCCAGTATCCACATGGCTCACTCTCACCACCTTTAAGACTTTGCTTAGATgacacctcctccatgaagccttccctgtccatttcatctaaaagtatacctcccccacccctagcACTTCATAGCCTCTTTCcctcatttacttttctttttatttttattattttaaagactttatttatttattcatgagaaacacagagagagaggaagagacacaggcagagggagaagcaggctccatgcaaggagcccgacgtgggactccatcccgggtctccaggatcatgccctgggccgaaggtggcgctaaaccgctgagccacctgggctgccctacttttctttttagaagctTATCATCATCTGACCTACTGTACCTCAcctgtatatattctttattatctaGAATATCAGCTCCATAAGGGCCAGGATCCTTTTCTATCTGGTTCACAGCTGTGTCCCcaacacctggcacacagtagctgctcaataaatcatttttcaatGAATGAGTGCACACAAGCATACACATATTCATGGTACTCCCTGCCCCATTCAACATACAAACCAAAGTCCTTGTCATGGCCCAGCCCTTATACAGTCTGGCTCCAGACATCTCTGTGATTTCACTTTCTACCACTGTTTTTGTGCCTAGCCTTTTCCACCACACTAGTCTTCCTACTCTTTCCTGAGCATCCTAAGCACACTGCagatcataaataataataataatataaaaacctATTTAACCTATTTAGTGGCCAGcattaatgaaaacaaatcatGAAATAGAATAGAACTAATGGGGTACATCACACATAAGATCAGTGCTGTTTTGTGAAACTTTTGGTTCAgttatgtgtgcatgcatgtgtatatgtatgggGTTGTGATGTAAAATGTATGGCTTACTATGGGCAGAAATCAAAATGGTCTGAAGAACATAACCTTGGGGCTTTGCAAAGGGGGAGAAGAGCTGCACCAACATCCCCACCACACAGACCTACCAATGGAGGAAACAGGTAACAGAGGACATCCAGAGAGGTGAAGTACCCTCCTTCACCCAGCAAGGAAAGGGTAGGAGAGCAATGGGCCAGGGGCAGGGCATGACACCAGCCGGGGAGTAAGTGCAGAGGCCACTAACACTgccctttctgtttcttcctcacctttcctttccatctgtttctcactgtttctttttcttgtgtttctctctctctccatctctatctccgtattccctctccctctttccctgtctctctggtTCCATTTCTTCTTATCTCTTCTCACGCTCATCCTCCCATTTCCATCTCAATTTGTATCCATTTATATCTTTGTCACcgttttctctttgttctctcctttctcatgctgtgcctctgtctgtgtttttgtctctggctctctcctgccttcatctctctatctctctgtgtctgtgtctccctcattATCCCCATTTACAGGTGCAGCCAAGCAGGACAACTGATGGAGTCCCCCAGGGCCCATCGAATAATACTGGACTGGCTGATCCCGTAGGGTTGGGAGCAGTCCCCGCCCCTCAGTATGGCCAACACTACTGGAGAGCCCGAAGAGGTGAGCGGCGCACTGTCCCCACCATCGGCATCAGCTTACGTGAAACTGGTGCTGCTAGGACTGATCATGTGCGTAAGCCTGGCAGGCAATGCCATCCTGTCCCTGCTGGTGCTCAAGGAGCGTGCCCTGCACAAGGCTCCTTATTACTTTCTACTGGACCTGTGCCTGGCTGACGGCATACGATCTGCTGTCTGCTTCCCCTTTGTGCTGGCTTCTGTGCGCCATGGCTCCTCATGGACCTTCAGTGCACTCAGCTGCAAGATTGTCGCCTTTATGGCCGTGCTCTTTTGCTTCCATGCGGCCTTCATGCTATTCTGCATCAGTGTCACCCGCTACATGGCCATCGCCCACCACCGCTTCTACGCCAAGCGCATGACACTCTGGACATGCGCAGCTGTCATCTGCATGGCCTGGACCCTGTCTGTGGCCATGGCCTTCCCACCCGTCTTTGATGTGGGCACCTACAAGTTTATCCGTGAGGAGGACCAGTGCATCTTTGAGCATCGCTACTTCAAGGCCAATGACACGCTGGGCTTCATGCTTATGTTGGCTGTGCTCATGGCAGCCACACATGCTGTCTATGGCAAGCTCCTCCTCTTCGAGTATCGTCACCGCAAGATGAAGCCAGTGCAGATGGTGCCAGCCATCAGCCAGAACTGGACATTCCATGGCCCTGGGGCCACCGGCCAGGCTGCTGCCAACTGGATCGCTGGCTTTGGCCGTGGGCCCATGCCACCAACCCTGCTGGGTATTAGGCAGAATGGGCACGCAGCCAGCCGACGGCTCCTGGGCATGGACGAGGTCAAGGGTGAAAAGCAGCTGGGCCGTATGTTCTACGCAATCACACTGCTCTTCTTGCTCCTCTGGTCACCATACATTGTGGCCTGCTACTGGCGAGTGTTTGTGAAAGCCTGTGCCGTGCCCCACCGTTACCTGGCAATCGCTGTTTGGATGAGTTTCGCCCAGGCTGCTGTCAACCCGATCGTCTGCTTCCTGCTCAACAAGGACCTCAAGAAGTGCCTGAGGACTCACGCCCCCTGCTGGGGCACAGGAGGTGCCCCGGCCCCCAGAGAACCCTACTGTGTCATGTGAAGCAAGCTGGTAGGCAGACAGGCAGGGAGAAGGTCATGGCTACCGTGATGGGGCCAGCAGTAAGGGAAGGGTGGGCCCCACACAGGAGCCTTTCTTTCTGAGCTCCAGCCCTAGCCCCTCGAACCACCTGGAATCTAGGCACCTTTGCCAACACCTCCCCAGGGTTGGAGCCTGGAGTAGGAGACTGGGAAAGAGGTGTTTCTAATTCTGTGGGGCCTGTCTtcccctgcctccttctccaCTTCTAcaatctctctcctttcttatctctctctctctctttctctctctctctctctctctttcttcctctttctctcagaagtgacaattcagaaaaagaaaacaagactgaAAATGCAGGTTTTTCTACTAACAGCTGAGGAGACAGGCTTTCTTGCTTTAATGTCTCTCCTTCTGACATTGTCCAGAAGGCGGAAATTTGTCCTGTAAAATAGACTTCCAGAGCTCTTATTGCCCCCTCTGCTCCCATGTACCCTCCCCTCCTGGGTCCTTTAGCAAGGCCTGGATGTTTAGGGAGAAATTCATCTGCTTACAACAGGGACCAAAGGGGGTGCTGGGTCCCCAGGGAGCAGAGATGTTTAATTGCTATGTTGTGTGCAATGTTGTTTTAAGCTAACCCTGGTCCCAAGCCTGGTTTCTTCTCCCTTACTACCATGTCCAGACCTCCTAAATGTTTCTTGAGCAGCTGTTCAAGAAGCCAGAAGCGGAGGGAGAAGGACCCCTAGGATGGGCCCAGGCTAGGACCTGGGATGTGAGCTGCACGCCTCAAGCTGAAGAGACCCAAGCTTGGCTGCATTCTTTCGAGCTGCCTCCTGGATCCCCAGCCCCCAACTCCTCTTCCTGAGGATGGAAATCCACTCCAGCCCCACTAGGGCTGATGTGGGTGCCATACAGGCAGGAGCATTCCCCCAGGGAAGTGTAGGGAGAAAGCCAAACTCCCCAGAGTAACTGGATCCCAGTGCCTGGGGTCAGAGCAGAACTCAACCCCAGAATTGTCTCCTGGGTTCACACTATTCTACGGAAGATGAAAAGTTAGGGGGTGGCCTTGGTGTAACACATAGTGGTATAAGCTCCAAGGCACTGTGGACTTGAGTCCATTCCTATCTGACCTCTTTTTGTCCCCTTCAAGCCTCAGGGGCCTCAAGCCCCTCTCGGTAGCCCttggcctcctgggccctcagCCCACAACTTCCTTCCCTTGAGCagccttctcccccttcctccctccacccaaaGTGGAGCAGACTGCAGCCAGATTCTCCAGGTGGGAGAGCCCAAGCCTCCCTTCCAGGGCAGAGTCCACTCTGGGCTTACATCACTGCCAGTTCTTATGGACTGGTGAGCTAAGCTGGCATTCCTTTGCCTGGCCTTGCCCAGATTCTTTGTCCCCCTATCATTTCCTGGGGGAGTGGGAGATCTGTATTTATCTACGCCCTTTCCCTTCCTGATAGAAGCTGTTGTCCTAagctccctccccatccccaagaCAGCCCCAGAACTGGGGAAGCCTTGACCCAAGAGGAATGGGGAGGGCACTATAGGCAGGAGAGACGTTAATGAGCCTGGCTGTGGGGTGGCCCTGGAAAGGCAGGCCAGAGTGGCTGAGAGGCTGGGGTGAGGGTACCTGTTCTCTCAGTGATAGTGATGGGAGTGCCTTTcccagggagtggggtggggggaccacAGGTGGGGGAGTAGATAGGGTACATTCTGGAGggttttcctccatttcttttttctaactgCCTGGATTCACCATTGGATTTTGTAAATGGAAAACTGACAAGAACAATGCTATATTggatgttttctctttctgactctgtgtgtgtgtgtgtgtgtgtgtgtgtgtgtgtgtgtcctgtttGCATGACCGCATGTGGGGAGGTATGATTGAATGGGACTGTTTCTGTGTGACTTTGTGTGGGAAGGCACCACTGCCTGGTGCACACATGTGAGCAAATGTCTGTATGTGGAGACGTatagcacatacacacacacacacacgtatgtacctaattaaaagaagacaaaggaaagTATGTGCCTGCAGTAGGAAGTAGAGTGGTCAGagcatagaatttttaaaatgtacgtATGTATGCAGCAAGAGGGTGGGCTTCCATCTCGTAAAATCTTCCTCCTGTGGCCCAGGCTCTGAACACGGGGGACAGGATACTTGAGAACCCCACCTCTTCCCAAAGCCTGGAGCCCCCAGGTACCATTCCAACTTCTGTATCAATCTCCTCTCCAAAACGCACACAAGGTGTTCCTAAAAGTGAACCACTTTGGAGAATGGAGACTGGGATTTGGGGATCACAGTTGAGGGGGAACTAATGAGGTTAGAAAATGCCCCCTACAAAGTAATGGCTTCTGGAGGGGCTATTCAGTCTGGGATGAGAGCCCTTCTGAAGAGGGCTCCCACTGTATACAGCTGGAACTTCGGTATAAGCTTTGACTAAATTCGGAGGAGGCATGTTACAGGGTGGGGGAAAGCCAAGCCGGGGAGTCTACCCAGCTAGCTTGCTCCCTGGGCACTCactttactatttatttacctattctcTCAGGTGCACAGAATTGAGTTGACCATACTCCTCAGTTCTTGGCACACTACATCATCGTTGGTCCATGCGAGTCccctttattctttgttttgtttcataccCTCCATCACCCATCCCTGATCCAATCCCGTCTCCCACATAGGCACTCACTCTCGTGTATTTAATGTATGTCCTTCCAATTCACcgttcatgtgtttatttgcataTCTGTGTATCTGTGAAAAATATATGGTATTGTtatgtgttttaatttacataaacaGTATTGTACTATAAatcttgttgtttcttttttcactcaacattgttTTTGAGAGATCCAGCCTTGTTGCTGCACGTAGATCTAATTCATTCTAGTGGTCCATCTTctacatatatcacatttttcttatccattccCCTGGTGATGGGTCTCTAAGCTGCCTCCAATTTTATGCTACCACAGAAAGGCTACAATGGGCAGTTTCCTACATGTCTTAAGGATGCCTAATTTAGaggaaaggaaactgaagctcagagagagtCAATGATGTGGTTAGGGTTACAAAGTAAGGAGCAGACCCGTGGTGTGAATCCCAGACCTAAAGCCAGAACCCTACCACCATGGCTCAGGAAAGACCATCCATCTGGCCCCccgaaatttaaaatacaattaaaaacagCATACACTGGGGAAAAGGTGAGGAAAAGATTGGAAGGAGACCAAGTATTCAGTGGATGAAGAGATATAAAGTCCTAGAAAAATGTAGCAGATGAACGGAATCGCAATCATTTTAATGACGCAGAGAAAGTTACTTTTTGTGTGCGATTATTTCTAGAGCCATTTTGCAGAGATGAAAACGCCACGTCAAAACCTGGCCCCAAACCATAGGTCCTAGCCTTCTAAATTCCAGGCTCCTTTAGGGCAACCCTATCTCCGGGGGCCACATCACGGTTCGCCACATGGGCTAACGCCAGGGCTAGGGGAAAGGGCAGATTTAAGAAGTGCGTAGTTgctgaggggagggcagagaagggggAAGACGACAGCGAGGCTCTCCCAATTTTGTTTGAGCACATTATGCTCAGAGCCTgcgtttgtttttttgttctgtctTTTGGTCTTAAGAGCCACTGGTACTTTTCCCATTGGGTGAGGGAGAGGGGCTCCTTTCCCTTGGCTTTCCTCGCAGCCAATCGCCCAGCAGTTTCCCTTTAGTCGCTGGGGCAGTCAGCCCGATGATTGACAGGCCCAAGTGAAGCCAATCGGAAAGCGATGAGGTGTGGTGTTGGCAAGCGGATTGCGTGAGAGCGGGCAGAGGTCGAGGGAGCGCGAGCGACCGGCGGCAGCTGGCAGCCAATGGAGAGACAAAACGGTCCCTTACATCAGGGAGGGGGCGGGTCCTGGACCCTTGGCGCGGAGGGAGTAGGGCAGGCGCTGTGGGAGGGAACGCCAGAGCGAGGCTGTGAGCTGAGCTGGTTGCGTGAGGTCTTGCGGCTCGGCTTCAGGTGTGACAGGCAGCGGCGGCCTGGCTGAGAACGAAGAAGCCAGTGCGATCCCCTGAGCTGTGAGCGCGGTCACCATGGACCGCCAGGATGAGGGGCCTCCAGCCAAGGCCCGCCGCCTGAGTAGCTCAGAGCCCACTCAGCTCgaccagccgccgccgccgccgccgccgccgccgcctccgcctccgctcCTGCGACTGCCCCTGCCTCCACCGGAGCAGCGCCCGAGGCTCCGGGAGGAAACCGAGGCAGCACAGGTGCTGGCTGACATGAGGGGGGTGGGACTGGGCCCCACtctgcccccgccgccgccctaTGTCAttctggaggagggagggatccGCGCATACTTCACCCTGGGTGCTGGGGGTCCCGGCTGGGAGCCAGCGATGGAGTCAGGGTACGGGGAGACGCCCCCTCCCACGGAGAGCCTAGAAACATTCTCTCCTTCGGAGGCTTCTGGGGGAAGTCTGGAGATTGACTTTCAGGTTATGGAGCCCAGCAGTTTTGCTGGAGAGAAGGCCCTAGAAACCTGTAGCGCAGAGGAGTGGGGGTACCAGGGGTTAGCTGGTccgagggggagggaagaggctaTCATCTTAGTGGAAGATGACGACGAGGATGAAAAGGAAAgtgtgaggaagaggaggaggaggaggaagaggaagcagaggaaggtGAAGAAGGAGAGCAAGGAGAGAAATGCCGAGAAGATAGAGTGCATCCTGCAGGCACTGGAAAACATTCAACTGGACCTGGAGGCGGTGAACATCAAAGCAGGCAAGGCCTTCCTCCGTCTGAAGCGCAAGTTCATCCAGATGCGAAGACCCTTCCTGGAGCGCAGAGACCTCATCATCCAACATATCCCAGGCTTCTGGGTCAAAGCAGTATCCTTGTCATCTGTATTCATGGGCCAAGAGCCCATGACAAAAAaggggggaggtgggaaggggaggggaaagaaaaagtgtGGGAGTGGGCCCCTTTTGGAAAAATGACTAGATTTGGTTGGAGGAGGAATGGAAGGAGAGGGGCAAAACATCAGAGAAGCTGGACTAGAGGTAATGAAGGGGGGAGAGGGTCACATAGCATAAAAACTGGACTACagatgggaaggaggggagaagagaagcataatattaaaaaaaaaatgaatcgcAGGCAGTGAAATGGGGACGGTATTAGAGGGTCACACAGCAGAAAAATTAGACCAGAGATGgtgaaaggaggaggggaggggcacagagaagATAAACTGATTCAGAGATGgtgaagagagaggggaagggcacATAACAGAAAAATTGCCCAGAAAGGGTGCCTAAGTCACACATGGCTCTGCAAGGCTAGATCTCTGCTTAGATATTAGGGAGATCCCAGTCTTAGCTGGAGAGAAAGGGGCCGGAGTCCCTAAAAGGCTCAGGCGAAGGGGTACCTAGAATTGAAGATCAAGGAGTTAAATTAAGGGAAGAAGAGAGTAAGAAGAATCTCATTCACTGTTGGTGAAAAGCTTATCTCTGGGGCACATACATACGTACATGCAACACGTTAGGAACATGTGAGCTTAACTTCCTGGTGGAATTACATAGATATAGACCCTTGGCATTCTCCTATGAAGTATCACATGATCACAGGCTGTCGGAACTCACGCACACACAGTATTATGTGGCCACAGATCCTCAGCATGCAGACACAGCATCGTGTGACTATTGGTCTTCAGCACCTAGACACAGCATCACTTGGACACAAACCCTCAGACCCAGATACACAGTATCATGTGGACACAGACATGTAACACCAAAATGACCAACATCATGTGACTACAGGCCCTAAGCAACTAGGTGTAACATCACTTGGGTATGGGCCTTTAGCTCCCAGGCACACAATGTTTCCTGAATACAAATTTTCAGCACCCAGGGACACAatgtcacagagacagagaccctTAGCGCCCAGACATACAGCAAATATGAGCCAAGGCAAGGCAACCTAATACAGAGGTTTGACGTTGCATAAACACAGGCTCACCACATGGGAAGAAAAGTGTGGGTAATGTCCCATGGCCATTTGCTCCACACACATCTCATGAACACAGAAGAAATTCTGCTCCAGCCTCTCTTTTGCTCTTCCCTGCctggccttccctccctccttctctcattGAACAGTCACTCCTTGACCTAAACTGCTCCCTCCATCAGTTCCTCAACCACCCCAAAATTTCAATCTTGATCAACCAACGAGATGAAGACATTTTCCGCTACTTGACCAATCTGCAGGTCAGGCCAAAGATATATTTCTTACTAGGATCGGGCAAGGACTCTGGCCTTTGGAGGTGAGGGGGGCTTGGGTGGGAGGGGCCTTGGTGTGGTGGGGATTCCAATGTTAACCTGTACCCTGAGCAGGTACAGGATCTCAGACATATCTCCATGGGCTACAAGATGAAGCTGTACTTCCAGACAAACCCCTACTTCACAAACATGGTGATTGTCAAGGAGTTCCAGCGCAACCGCTCGGGTAAGAGGCAATCCTAGGGAAAATCCATACCCCACCCCCATCTGTCCTTGTCCACAGCCTTCTCCATAGCTTCCTTTTCCCCCAGGCCGGCTGGTGTCTCACTCTACCCCAATCCGCTGGCACCGGggccaggagccccaggcccGCAGGCACAGGAACCAGGACACCAACCACAGCTTCTTCAGCTGGTTCTCAAATCATAGCCTCCCAGAGGCTGACAGGATTGCTGAGGTAGGGCCCCTCCTGGCATTGCCAGAGGAAGCCTTGCTAGGCTTGCCTCTGGATACTGGGGAATTGGGAGTAGGCCTTGTGGCTTGTACTCGTAActctgttcccctcccccacttttctTTCCACAGATTATCAAAAATGACCTGTGGGTTAACCCTCTGCGCTACTACATGATGGGAGAAGGGGGCTACAGGGCAAacagaaagaagcaagaaaaggaagaaaggtgagTGGGGTTGGTTGGCTGAGAGGTGCTTTGTTAGAGATGGGAAGAAGATTAGGCTAGTGTCACATAGGTTATAGAGCCAAAGGGACCTTTGAGAG
The Vulpes vulpes isolate BD-2025 chromosome X, VulVul3, whole genome shotgun sequence genome window above contains:
- the GPR173 gene encoding probable G-protein coupled receptor 173 yields the protein MANTTGEPEEVSGALSPPSASAYVKLVLLGLIMCVSLAGNAILSLLVLKERALHKAPYYFLLDLCLADGIRSAVCFPFVLASVRHGSSWTFSALSCKIVAFMAVLFCFHAAFMLFCISVTRYMAIAHHRFYAKRMTLWTCAAVICMAWTLSVAMAFPPVFDVGTYKFIREEDQCIFEHRYFKANDTLGFMLMLAVLMAATHAVYGKLLLFEYRHRKMKPVQMVPAISQNWTFHGPGATGQAAANWIAGFGRGPMPPTLLGIRQNGHAASRRLLGMDEVKGEKQLGRMFYAITLLFLLLWSPYIVACYWRVFVKACAVPHRYLAIAVWMSFAQAAVNPIVCFLLNKDLKKCLRTHAPCWGTGGAPAPREPYCVM